One window from the genome of Bradyrhizobium xenonodulans encodes:
- a CDS encoding OmpA family protein: MRMAAKGLTAILSIITVGAALSLTAPLAFAGDDGNSKNVTEDEIVRALAPPPKKPLTRGLSIAPQADPAPNAAETKLIQSVRGRSTRSLSSTEREEIASAAKDKPNIDLEITFDYNSANISNKSLASVQALGRALTSPDLKGSTFVVAGHTDAAGGEGYNQDLSERRADSIKRYLVDKYSISATDLVTVGYGKSKLKDPSQPMAEVNRRVQVVNMENKTTASK; encoded by the coding sequence ATGAGAATGGCTGCAAAAGGGCTTACCGCGATCCTGTCCATCATCACGGTCGGCGCCGCTCTGTCGCTGACGGCCCCGCTCGCATTCGCGGGCGACGACGGCAACAGCAAGAACGTCACCGAGGACGAGATCGTCCGCGCGCTTGCGCCGCCGCCGAAGAAGCCGCTGACCCGCGGCCTCTCGATCGCCCCGCAGGCCGATCCCGCGCCGAACGCGGCCGAGACCAAGCTGATCCAGTCCGTGCGCGGCCGCTCGACCCGCTCGCTCTCGTCGACCGAGCGCGAGGAGATCGCGTCCGCCGCCAAGGACAAGCCGAACATCGATCTGGAAATCACCTTCGACTACAACTCGGCCAATATCAGCAACAAGTCGCTTGCCTCCGTGCAGGCGCTCGGCCGTGCGCTGACCAGCCCCGACCTGAAGGGCTCGACCTTCGTGGTCGCCGGCCACACCGACGCCGCCGGCGGCGAAGGCTATAATCAGGACCTATCGGAGCGCCGCGCGGATTCGATCAAGCGCTATCTCGTCGACAAATACAGCATCTCCGCGACCGACCTCGTCACCGTCGGCTATGGCAAGAGCAAGCTGAAGGACCCGAGCCAGCCGATGGCGGAGGTCAACCGCCGCGTGCAGGTCGTCAACATGGAGAACAAGACCACCGCATCGAAGTAA